GATCCTGGATGGTGGCGGTCGGCGTGAACGGAACTGCCGGGGTGGCCACAGCGGCCGGAAGATCGATGGAATTGACGCAGACATCGTGGCCGGTCGGAGTGTATTCATGTCCCACGCTGACGTCATCAATAAATACTCCGGCACCGCAATCGTCGGTATGTTGGAAAGCCAGATACACTGTCTGACCGGCATAAGCCGAAAGGTCAATGGCATATTGGGTCCAGGAATATACATAGTTGCCAGACCCATAATCATCATAAAGATGAAGCAAAGTGGTCGTAAAGCTTGCCGGCTGATTGTCCCCGGTTGATATTTTTATGTAAGTATCATCCTCATAACCGGGATCGTAGATATTCATCCAAAAATACAGGGTATCATTTGCCTGTATCGTTATTTGGGGAGTGATAAGCCAGTCTTCGGAATATTCGGAACAGTCATAATCAATGAAAGCGCTGTAACTGCCGTTATAGTAATCAAAATCAGACTGCTGCCAGGATTCATCCGTGCCGGCGATGTCTTGAGTGGTCCACCCGGCCGGCGGGAAGGAACCCTCAAAATCTTCCTGCAAGTGCCAGGCTTTGGGATCGAGTTTTTTGACTGGAACAGCGATCTTTTTTGCCGCTACCGGCTTGGTCCGCAGTCTGCTGCGCCAGCTTTTAGCGCCGGCGGCGCTGGATGCAGGATCCAAGTTTCCGCCCAGGTTCTTTGCCAGGCCTATGCCTGCAACAAATAACAAGGCCAGGGTCAACAATACCCACTTTCTGGTCATGGTTTACTCCTTTGATATATTGAGATTATGGTTTATTCGTAATAAAGGGCACATCCTTGTATTATACCAGTATTTAAACAGCATGTCAATCAGCCCTCCTTGCAGATGCTTTGTAAACTATAAAAGCCCGGGCGAATGCCCGGGCTTTTATCAGTTGTCTTGCAGATATATCCTTAGTCCTTGCCTCCGGCCGCCTCCTTGATCAGGTTGGAGGCGATCACGGTGCGCTGGATCTGGTTGGTGCCTTCGTAGATCTGGGTGATCTTGGCGTCGCGCATCATCTTCTCCACCGGGTATTCCTTCATATAACCATAGCCGCCCAGCACCTGGACCGCATTGGTGGTCACTTCCATGGCCACGTCCGAGGCAAAGCACTTGCACATGGCGCTCTCCTTGGCGAACTTCTTCTCTCCGGAATCTATCATCTTGGCCGTGGCGTAGACCAAAGACCGGGCGGCCTCCAGCTTCATGGCCATGTCGGCCAGCATGAACTGCACCCCCTGGAAGGCCGAGATCGGCTTGCCGAACTGAACCCGCTCCCGGGAGTACTTGACCGCTTCGTCCAGCGCCCCCTGGGCTATGCCCAAAGCCTGGGCCGCCACGCCGGGACGGGTCCGGTCCAAAGTGCCCATGGCCACTAAGAAACCCATGCCCTCCTTGCCCAGCACCTGGTCCTTGTGTATCCGGCAGTTGTCAAACACCAGCTCGCGGGTGACCGAGGCCCTGATGCCCATCTTGTTCTCCTTCTTGCCGAAGGTAAAGCCCGGCGTCCCCTTTTCCACGATGAAGGCGGTGGCCCCGCGGCTGCCCTTGGCCTTGTCGGTCAGGGCCACCACGGTGTAGATCTCGGCCTCGCCGCCGTTGGTGATCCACTGCTTGGAGCCGTTGAGCACGAAGAAATCCCCGTCCTTGACGGCGGTGGTCTGGATGCCTCCGGCGTCCGTCCCGGCGTTGGCCTCGGTCAGGCCGAAGGCCCCCAGTTTC
The DNA window shown above is from bacterium and carries:
- a CDS encoding acyl-CoA dehydrogenase family protein; the protein is KLGAFGLTEANAGTDAGGIQTTAVKDGDFFVLNGSKQWITNGGEAEIYTVVALTDKAKGSRGATAFIVEKGTPGFTFGKKENKMGIRASVTRELVFDNCRIHKDQVLGKEGMGFLVAMGTLDRTRPGVAAQALGIAQGALDEAVKYSRERVQFGKPISAFQGVQFMLADMAMKLEAARSLVYATAKMIDSGEKKFAKESAMCKCFASDVAMEVTTNAVQVLGGYGYMKEYPVEKMMRDAKITQIYEGTNQIQRTVIASNLIKEAAGGKD